Proteins from a single region of Apium graveolens cultivar Ventura chromosome 7, ASM990537v1, whole genome shotgun sequence:
- the LOC141670443 gene encoding uncharacterized protein LOC141670443 produces the protein MMDPHVHNHVQNPYANAVCILKVNIKCERCKMKLMSVLSSISGVYSVNVDAERGRAEIEGQVDPNLLLREVSRSGQHAELVRVKLQHPAAGQRYSSLSSPYNRDNNNDYYYGRSLNAIQDGYGRRAVLNDEPYYDNGDARYYNNYNNNNNMYYPSPEASNYMNSRYNMNDYGYSSGARYLPSSVPQEYSPYADETLSCTIL, from the exons ATGATGGATCCTCACGTTCATAATCACGTACAAAATCCATATGCAAACGCG GTTTGTATTTTGAAAGTGAATATCAAATGTGAACGGTGTAAGATGAAGTTGATGAGCGTGCTAAGTTCCATCAGTG GGGTTTATTCGGTGAACGTGGATGCAGAGAGGGGACGAGCAGAAATCGAAGGACAGGTGGATCCGAACCTTCTCTTGCGAGAAGTATCAAGATCAGGGCAACACGCAGAGCTGGTTCGCGTCAAGCTACAACATCCAGCAGCAGGACAAAGATACTCATCTTTATCATCACCGTACAATCGAGATAACAACAATGACTACTATTATGGTAGATCTTTGAATGCAATACAAGATGGTTATGGAAGGAGGGCAGTTTTGAATGATGAACCGTACTATGATAACGGCGATGCAAGGTactataataattataataataataataatatgtattATCCGTCGCCAGAGGCGAGCAACTACATGAATTCAAGGTACAACATGAATGATTATGGCTACTCTTCTGGGGCAAGGTACTTGCCGTCATCAGTACCACAGGAGTATAGTCCTTATGCAGATGAAACTTTGAGCTGCACCATTTTGTGA
- the LOC141672249 gene encoding nuclear pore complex protein NUP85 produces the protein MPGVATNSDELSLIPYSQNNSHIIPIRHTLKPPISRLSIAWARGSSLRVSVLRQPESDDEPGGQVVEVKLGVDEADIYDAQWRRIAYGSVTPFAVLQSRKNPIWDAYNADLSDVIEYSKEINSLLGNYKVLPDPAIEDPRTVVQRVDEPTFSKAAWELMEIFYANKQSDGWIPERLVDWLSDYDKLIHREQPTIYSRLVDFQTELVNLQAVEKDPKYWDVLSAALAVGWLDIVVKLLRLHSSYQHNQIASRETENGLVETVVVLVSKMPRLRPNLSAGKLGECYETKPDFVKAWEKWRGQITKLDCSSFWLQCEHQDTREGLKRMLQIMLGNASVLSAATFHWVELFIGHFLYIRPFTVGMESMYSLAQKCMQLKPVSSPHKLMELLNGILGENTEVVLAECSRSFGSWMITHAIELLTAGSTQADILLHEERNHLGGICIEELHRLVYAQVLSSHALTWQIAPIYLASCMKQGMGLLEILLYKQPVGHNQILLKNIEICRMYELDNVGSNAMKIAGVHHWKHGKKGSGVFWLQQAQDEFRLNRIAQQLFDFVGKSVSDESFKQWEGLIELLGSQSKAAGGLDFLHKYRDFKRSLQQVTDMTSIDAAQKASEALILLMKNPSTPQRFWLSLLHDAVQLLNWKERTLLNVPQTNLLLNKLQELSMARLRPDFIEADLPPQALSSVRLALATNLGRAILEE, from the exons ATGCCCGGCGTTGCAACAAATTCCGACGAACTCTCACTCATCCCTTACTCACAAAACAACTCGCACATAATCCCAATCCGCCACACTCTAAAACCCCCAATTTCACGCCTCTCAATTGCGTGGGCGCGTGGTAGCTCCCTGCGCGTCTCCGTTCTCCGGCAACCTGAGTCCGATGATGAGCCTGGAGGACAAGTAGTGGAAGTGAAGCTCGGTGTTGATGAAGCGGATATATATGACGCGCAGTGGAGGAGAATTGCTTATGGCTCTGTTACGCCTTTCGCTGTGCTTCAAAGTCGGAAAAACCCGATTTGGGATGCGTATAATGCTGACTT GTCAGATGTAATTGAGTACAGCAAGGAGATAAACTCATTGCTTGGGAATTATAAAGTGCTGCCTGATCCGGCTATTGAAGATCCGAGAACAGTTGTACAG AGGGTTGACGAGCCAACATTCTCGAAAGCTGCTTGGGAACTGATGGAGATATTCTATGCTAATAAGCAATCTGATGGTTGGATACCTGAACGCCTTGTTGATTGGCTATCT GATTACGACAAGCTTATCCACAGAGAGCAACCAACAATCTATTCCAGACTTGTAGATTTTCAAACTGAGCTAGTTAATTTACAG GCAGTTGAGAAGGATCCCAAGTATTGGGACGTACTATCGGCAGCATTGGCTGTCGGCTGGCTAGATATTGTG GTGAAATTGTTGCGTCTGCACAGTTCTTATCAACACAATCAGATAGCGAGTCGTGAG ACAGAGAATGGATTGGTAGAGACTGTAGTTGTTCTTGTCTCTAAAATGCCCCGCCTGCGCCCTAATCTATCAGCAGGCAAATTAGGCGAATGCTATGAAACTAAGCCTGATTTTGTAAAG GCGTGGGAGAAATGGCGAGGACAAATCACAAAGCTGGATTGCAGTTCCTTTTGGCTTCAATGCGAGCATCAGGATACAAGGGAGGGTCTGAAAAGAATGTTGCAGATTATGCTGGGTAATGCTAGTGTCCTGTCTGCTGCAACATTTCATTGGGTAGAGCTATTTATCGGACACTTCCTGTACATCAGACCATTCACTGTG GGTATGGAAAGTATGTATAGTCTAGCTCAGAAATGCATGCAGTTGAAACCAGTATCCAGTCCCCATAAATTAATGGAACTACTTAATGGGATTCTTGGAGAAAATACCGAG GTTGTTTTAGCTGAATGCTCAAGATCGTTTGGTTCGTG GATGATTACCCATGCCATTGAGCTGCTAACGGCTGGGAGCACACAAGCTGATATATTATTGCACGAAGAGCGTAATCATCTGGGAGGAATTTGTATAGAGGAGCTCCATCGACTTGTCTATGCTCAAGTTCTGTCTTCACATGCATTAACTTGGCAA attGCTCCGATATATTTGGCATCGTGCATGAAGCAAGGAATGGGCTTGTTAGAGATATTGTTGTACAAACAACCTGTAGGACATAACCAAATACTGCTCAAG AATATTGAGATTTGCCGGATGTATGAACTCGACAATGTTGGTTCAAACGCGATGAAG ATTGCCGGAGTACATCACTGGAAGCATGGGAAGAAAGGTTCTGGAGTCTTCTGGCTTCAGCAAGCTCAAGATGAATTTCGTTTGAACAGAATTGCTCAGCAGCTGTTTGATTTTGTTGGGAAGTCGGTCTCTGATGAAAGTTTTAAG CAATGGGAAGGATTGATTGAATTATTGGGATCTCAATCTAAAGCTGCAGGTGGTCTCGACTTTCTACACAA GTATAGAGATTTTAAGAGATCCCTTCAGCAGGTTACTGATATGACAAGTATCGATGCTGCACAAAAAGCTTCTGAAGCTCTCATATTG CTTATGAAGAACCCATCAACGCCTCAACGGTTTTGGCTATCTCTTTTACATGACGCG GTGCAGTTGCTTAACTGGAAGGAGCGAACTCTCTTGAATGTCCCTCAAACCAACTTGTTATTAAATAAACTGCAAGAGTTGTCAATGGCAAGGCTACGCCCCGATTTCATAGAAGCAGACTTGCCGCCTCAGGCCTTGAGCTCTGTTAGGCTGGCCCTTGCAACTAACCTTGGACGAGCCATCTTGGAGGAGTAA